ATGTTTTTCCAAAGTCTTGAAACTGATCGAGGACGGGGAGAACTAAGGCTCCTAAAAATCTTTGATCCTGTCCAACGACCATGATCTGATCGATAAAGGGTGATTGTGCAAGTTTGTTTTCAATGGGGACAGGTTCGATATTCTCTCCATTGAGTAAAACTACGGTTTCTTTTGTCCTACCCACTATTTGGAGTGTGTTGTTATACGTAATCATCCCAAGATCACCGGTATTAAGCCAGCCATCCTTGGTTAGAACTTTGGCTGTAACTTCAGGACGTTTATAGTAACCTTTCATGATTTGAGGGCCGCGTACATGAATTTCCCCTTTCACACCTTTTTTAGGCGGATACAAAATTTTTCCGCTCTCCACATCTTTTAAAAGTATTTCCACTTCGGGAAAAAGCGGGCCCACACTTCCGATTACCAAATGATCCGGTGTACGGAATGCAATGCCTGGAGAGGTTTCGGTTAAACCGTATCCTTCGAACAGAGGGATTCCAATCGCATTAAAAAATTCATCAATATGAAGAGGAAGCGCTCCTCCGCCTGAAACTGTACCACGCAGTTTTCCGCCGGTTGCCTGTCGAATTTTATTAAGAACAATCAGATCAAGAAGTATATAAGGAATAGTGAATGCGATGATTGTTAAAAGAGATTGTCCGCCCATCGATAATGATTGTAGAATATTTCTTCCTTTTAAATCCAGACGATTCCCTCGGAAAAAATGCAAAGCACGTTGAACCTTTAGAGCACAAAAATAGGCGCTCTTAAATAAGATTCTTTTTACCGCCGATCCCGATTGGATTTTTGACTGAATCCCGTGGAAGATATTTTCCCACAAGCGTGGCGCCGATGCCATAAAGGTAGGTTTAACAATCAATAAATCTTCCTTAATATTTCGTACATTCGTGTAATACTGCCCGGCTCCCATCGCGATCGTTCCCATCTGAAAAACTCTTTCGAAGCTGTGCCACACGGGTAAAATCGAAAGGAATCGATCCTTAGGACCGATATCTATCGGAATGTTACGCAATTGCGAGATCATATTGGCATGAGTTAACATGGCACCTTTCGGTTCTCCAGTCGTGCCGGAGGTATAGATGATGGTAAATAGATCATCGGGCTGAATCGCTGCGACTCGTTCTTCCACTTTGTGGTCACCGGACGCTCGCAATTTTTTTCCTTTCGCAATTAGGTCCGCCATTCGAATGATTTTTTTATCCGTAATGTTCGCTTCGTCATCCATAAGGACGATATGTGTAACGTTCGGCAGATGGTTTAGATTCTTCTGCACCTTTCTCAATATAGATTCATTTTCAACGAATACAATTTTTGCGTCTGAATGAGGGAGAATATAACGAATATCTCCATCTGTT
This is a stretch of genomic DNA from Leptospira tipperaryensis. It encodes these proteins:
- a CDS encoding AMP-dependent synthetase/ligase, whose product is MSSKVTAKNLAELYYDSAQKYGDKAAFGTRNKNKIFVIVTFREVYETGVALATGLMAELGLKAREHVAVLSENRKEWIIANYGILLSGAADVPRGTDVTDGDIRYILPHSDAKIVFVENESILRKVQKNLNHLPNVTHIVLMDDEANITDKKIIRMADLIAKGKKLRASGDHKVEERVAAIQPDDLFTIIYTSGTTGEPKGAMLTHANMISQLRNIPIDIGPKDRFLSILPVWHSFERVFQMGTIAMGAGQYYTNVRNIKEDLLIVKPTFMASAPRLWENIFHGIQSKIQSGSAVKRILFKSAYFCALKVQRALHFFRGNRLDLKGRNILQSLSMGGQSLLTIIAFTIPYILLDLIVLNKIRQATGGKLRGTVSGGGALPLHIDEFFNAIGIPLFEGYGLTETSPGIAFRTPDHLVIGSVGPLFPEVEILLKDVESGKILYPPKKGVKGEIHVRGPQIMKGYYKRPEVTAKVLTKDGWLNTGDLGMITYNNTLQIVGRTKETVVLLNGENIEPVPIENKLAQSPFIDQIMVVGQDQRFLGALVLPVLDQFQDFGKTYQELAANPIVREKIMREVKDAMNSENGFKSFEKVGDIRLLPKAFEVGDELSAKMSIKRHIITEKYQGLIDSMYQ